The Sphingobacterium bambusae genome includes a window with the following:
- a CDS encoding HD domain-containing protein, whose translation MNKKKIINDPVYGFVSIPSAFIFDLIQHPFLQRLRYIKQVSMTHLVYPGALHTRFQHVVGAMHLTCLALDTLRSKDVAITPEEEEATLAAILLHDVGHGPFSHSLEHTLVEGVSHEMISALLMDKLNEEFKGRLSLAITIFNDQYHRQFFHQLISSQLDTDRMDYLNRDSFFTGVSEGVISFDRIIKMLNVQDENLVVEVKGIYSVEKFLIARRLMYWQVYLHKTVIGAEQMLIKILYRAKELSMQGEQMFATKALQHFLQNKIDIHNFLEIPDHLMWFTRLDDMDIMSAVKDWVYADDRILGMLCKRLMNRDLLRTELRNTPFSEQEIAFVKEKVKKNLSLDDHEVDYFVFTQTIQNSAYDASYNNIKILNKMGSVQDITEASDLSNLVALAKRVEKYAISYPKEIGFPLYEG comes from the coding sequence TTGAATAAGAAAAAGATAATCAACGACCCCGTTTACGGATTTGTTTCAATTCCGTCGGCTTTTATTTTTGATCTTATCCAGCATCCCTTTCTACAGCGGCTGCGTTATATCAAACAGGTCAGTATGACGCACTTGGTCTATCCGGGGGCACTACACACCCGCTTTCAGCATGTCGTTGGTGCCATGCACTTGACCTGTCTCGCGCTCGATACCTTGCGCAGCAAGGACGTGGCCATTACGCCCGAAGAGGAGGAAGCCACCTTGGCGGCTATTCTGCTTCATGATGTGGGACACGGCCCGTTTTCACATTCCTTGGAACATACGCTTGTAGAAGGCGTATCGCACGAGATGATCTCGGCGCTCCTCATGGATAAGTTGAATGAGGAATTTAAAGGCCGACTGAGCTTGGCCATCACGATTTTCAACGACCAGTATCACCGTCAATTTTTTCATCAGCTGATATCTAGCCAACTGGATACCGATCGCATGGACTACCTGAATCGCGACAGCTTCTTTACAGGTGTTTCGGAGGGCGTTATTTCCTTCGACCGCATTATCAAGATGTTGAATGTACAGGACGAAAATCTTGTGGTGGAAGTGAAGGGGATCTATTCAGTAGAGAAATTTCTGATTGCTAGGCGGTTGATGTATTGGCAAGTTTACCTGCATAAGACCGTAATTGGTGCAGAACAGATGCTGATCAAAATTTTGTACCGTGCGAAAGAATTAAGTATGCAGGGGGAGCAAATGTTCGCCACCAAGGCGTTGCAGCACTTTTTGCAGAATAAGATCGATATTCATAATTTTTTGGAGATTCCAGATCACCTGATGTGGTTCACCCGTTTGGACGATATGGATATCATGTCGGCCGTCAAAGATTGGGTATATGCAGATGACCGTATTCTTGGGATGCTTTGCAAGCGGCTTATGAACCGTGATTTGTTGCGTACAGAACTTAGGAATACGCCTTTTTCGGAGCAAGAAATTGCATTTGTAAAGGAAAAGGTGAAAAAAAATCTGTCGCTGGATGATCACGAAGTGGATTATTTTGTGTTCACACAAACGATTCAAAACAGTGCATATGATGCCAGCTACAATAATATCAAGATTTTGAATAAAATGGGTAGCGTTCAGGATATTACCGAAGCGTCTGACCTGTCAAATCTAGTGGCTTTGGCGAAAAGGGTAGAGAAATATGCCATTTCCTATCCTAAAGAGATTGGCTTTCCATTGTACGAAGGTTAA